In Patagioenas fasciata isolate bPatFas1 chromosome 11, bPatFas1.hap1, whole genome shotgun sequence, the genomic stretch TACATATTTTTTCCATATGCTAGCACTTTAGGATTTCTTTCTTGAGATTTAATCTATGTAATCAAATATATCCCTGGGTAGGTAGTTCTCCCATTTGTTAGGTAGTTGGGAAGTACATCTGTGGTTTTATTCTGTTAATGTACTATGTGTTTTGTACTGGAAATCTGCAATGCCTGCTGATTCTTTAACTCATGGTGTGATTCCATTTTAGACAAAAATAGAGTCGGAACGGATAATAGGTTCAGTGGGTAAGAAAGTTCCACAAGAAATTGGAATAAAAGTGAAAAATCACTCCAGTGGCCTCTCCTTGGTACACAGTAGGGATTTTAAGCAACTGCTGCAAGGGATCACTGGGGAATCTCCACTGAGACTGGCGGAAATGAATGTAAAAGAATTTGCTGGCTTCCACATAGGACTTTTGAACAAGGTAAACAACATAGTGATCTTGTATGATTAAGCAGTCGTTCTCATCTGTTTTAAACGGGTAACTTTTATATGGACTTAGTGTAGAAGGAAGTGCCTTCACGCTGAACTGTGAAGAGTGCAGCATATCCATGAACAGTAAGAAGAATAAATGCAAGTTTTTGCATTTGATTTTGGGACACTGTTTAAAAATCCTATGGTAGTAAACAGAGATTACTGTGTTTTAAGTGACAATCTCTGCAAAAGACAGCTAGTGGTGTTTGTCCAGGAATTAACATGCTTAGTCTTAATGGAGCTGAAAGCACTAATGCCGAATAAGGTCTTGTTGAAAAGACAGTCACTGAGTCTGCTGTATCCAGTTACAGAGCTCGGAAATTActtcagaataattttcttttaatagttAAAATTATTGCAGTTCAGAAAGGAATTCTCTGTGCATGAGAACTGATGAGTTAACTGAAAGTTATTTGTTTTATTATAAAACTAGGATTTGAAGCCACAGGCATTCAGAAATGCATATGATATTCCTCGTCGCAGTCTTCTAGACCAGCTAACTAGAATGAGAACCAATCTTCTGAAAACACACAGGTTTATCTTGGGGCAGGATGAAGGTAAGGAGCCACTGTTCTTCATTAGCAGTTTGGAGAGAGTACAGCTATTTTTGTTATTCCCTGAAGTAGTATTTTCTGTCCTAGATGTGGGAGCAGAAGGGGCCATTGCATCAGTTGTTGAGTCAGTCAGTGTCATTTTCTTGACTctgaaggggaaagaaggaaatttttgccttctgttgtgCGAAATGTCAGACTtgctttgaattttaaaaataagtttcatgGGACACCTTTCCCATTCATTGAGTTTCAGTTGATATGGTTTTCATAGCAATATTGGCTTAAAGCAGAGAGGGGGCTTATTTTATTTTACCCTTGTTAGGTGCTGGTGATGTAAAGATACAGTTGTTAGCATAGAGATTAAACTTGcttatttttcattcttcttctgCTAATTAAGCTCAGCTCTTGCCAGCCTTATTTCCAAAATCATGGTCTTCAGCTCTTCCTCTGTGGTGAAAAGAAATAATGATTTCTAGTTCTTAGATGCTAAGACTTGCAAGTGAAATGTGCGAACTTTGTATTGCCTTAGTTTTAAGGAAGTCTAAATTAGATCTCTTGCTCTGTTGCAGACAGCCTTCATAGTGTTCCTGTTGCTCAAATGGGAAATTATCAGGAATACCTGAAAATGATGCCTTCACCCCTTCGGGAGATTGACCCAGATCAACCAAAAAGACTTCATACATTTGGCAATCCGTTTAAACAGGATAAGAAGGTAGGAGGAACCATGCTGTCTGCTGTGTCTTTATGTTTAGCATGGCTTGAAATAATTTGTGAGTACAGTTTTGCTCCCACAACTGCCGTATGTTACTGGCCTGTGCTGTCACGTGTGGAAAGGTGCGCTGTCTTCCACGTGGTCCAAGAGAAACGCGTAAAGAATCCTGCTGATGTACAGAGTGGCACTGGTCTGTCTCTGCTTGCAGTGTACATTAGGTATCTCTATTCTGAGAGCTGTGAAGTTTTTTGAGGCCACCTGAACTTTAACACAGAGGGACTTGCTCCATCAATGAATTGATGAAACAATTTCTATTttgtaatgttttgttttgttttttaaatgtgttttctttccagggtatgaTGATAGATGAAGCAGATGAATTTGTCGCTGGGCCTCAGAATAAGATTAAGCGTCCTGGAGAGCTCAATACTCCAGCGTCACTGAAGAGAAGGCGCAGCATGTCACCACTGTTGAGACGGCCACAGTCACCACCGGTCGTGACAAATCATGTTGGTGGGAAAGGGCCACCATCCGCTTCTGGATCCCCATCGTATCTGAACCTCAAAGGCGTCCCAGCAAATAAAGGTATAACAACTTGTAGTACAGCAACCTGCGTGGTCACAAGTGGGGATATCTGtgtaaaacaacaagaaaacaaaaacacaccaaagaAAAGCCTCTCTGTGCTTTGCGAGTTGATTCAAAAGGGTTTATCACCATGTACATGTGCTTTATGTGGGACTGAATTTCTTTTGTTGGCCTAGATAAACAGGCTGCTGCTGTAGCTAATGAAGTCTGggataaaaaataattttgaactgtttcttcaaaaaaaaatactgaaacctTTCACCAGGATGGTTTTGGCTGTAGCAAGGATTTCAGATCAGCTTTTAGTTCTCGTTTGTGTATTCTGTGGTGGGGAAGGAAAGTTAAAATATggttctgttttcatttcccacAAATACTGATTTTTCTCACACGCCCATTGTAGCAAATGGAGTCAGAAGAAAACTCTGGTAGCTGGAAttgggggaaggaaggaaaacattaGTTTACTTAAGTCATAACACTGCAATAGGAATACAGAAAATGGTGACTTGATGATAGTGAAGCAGGATGGTAACAGTCCAAGGTATTGCCTTGGTCACATCAAAGGAGATTGGTTCAGCACTGTCGTATCACTACACAGTACTTCAAACAAGGAAAGTTACGGAACTATTTCTGTTTGGCTTTTTGATACTGTAGTTAGGCACTAGTaagatacatatttttaatttgtaGATATCAATAACAGTATTGTCCAAGATGGTAATggagagaagaaagcagaagaTGGTCAGTCACTGGAAAAGCAAATTGATGGCTTGCCTGTGCAAATGGCTCCTTCGGTTCCAGCTGCTTTGGGAGAGGATGAAATGTTACCGAATGACTTGGACTCTCTACCTGTTGAATTCAATTGTTTAAGTGAAGATGGGTTGGATCATAAACCTGATACCAATGCACTTGTTCGAGGGCCTCTAAATTACGGCGTGGCTGGAGATGACCAAAAACGAGTGATGGAGTCTACTTCCGAATCTGTGCCAAATTCATTTAAAATAACACCGACGATGTTGGAGGGAAACAATGCTGATATCAAAATTAAGGTGATGAAAGAGGTTCGCAAACCTGGAAGAAGtaagttttgtgtgtgttttgtggttttttaaattattattagtaTCTTGTACACAGTGCTAGAGAGAAGATTTTTCCTTGAAATAAAGAGCTATTTTCAATACACGTACAACTTTAGATTTTGAGTAATTGAATAATTTCTGATGGCTTGCATATGAACAATggagggacaaaaaaaaaggaagaaagtttttacatGCTGGGCAGGTGAGTTGAAGTTTAGACAGCAGTATTTAGGAAGCTGAGTGTCAAGTGTCCTTGTTTGCCCCTGAAGATGGGTTAACTGCTATAAGAAGTGCCCTGTGAAGGCACCTTTCAGAGGTTTTGCCTTTGTAGCTGTACGAAGGTGTTACAAATGATCTAATGACTCCAGATAGACTTTGCCTTGTGCTGCGCTGCTCCCTGCAGAATACATCAACAGTATCAGTTCAGATTATTTGCGTCACCTCTCTGTGCATAAAGCTAATTAAATGTGAAACTCTGGACTTCGTTTTTTCTTTCGGCAGTtaggtcttattcaaaatgcattTGCAAGACTTACTTTTAATATAtagggttttttctctttttttagatTATGAAAAAATTTTCTCTCTTCTTGAGGAGGTGCAAGGACCTATGGAAATTCAGAAGTATTTCATTGAATTTGCTATCAAGGAAGCAGCAAGGTTTGTATAGTTATAAGTAATGCAGAGTCATAAATGTTACTTTAGAATTATGATAGTAAATCACAAAATTTTCCAGTACTaggattttctgttttcctttttggcatattttaattattatagtTGGTTTGGTGGTCAAACTACCATTATATCTTTATggaatttaaatgtaaaatagAAAGACAGGTCATTATTGAAGACCAACCCAAAATTTGGGTGGGTTGGGGAAGGGTGGCTGTATTAAATTTTTCTGGTCATTCTTATACTAGAAATAAAGCAAGCTCTTCCATACTGGAAACAGAGAGCACTGGTGATGTGATTTGTCATGGCTGAATAATTTTGAGTTGTGGAAGtgtatttttggaagaaagaaattACGTTGTGCTCTGTCTCTCTTCCGTAGGTTTAAAAAACGAGTCTTAATACAACACTTAGAGAGAATACTAGAGGAACTAGAGTTCAACAGCCTACCCAACAGAGTTAATCATGTCAACAGTAGATAATAATGTACCGGCCAGACGAATACGGACCAGGAATGAGTGCTGTGCCACAGAAGAGTGGAAGAGGATGTAGCTGCTGCCCTCACCATCTTGGCAGCCAAGTGATTTTACTGTCACAGTCTGAGAAGAAGCAGTGGAGCTTTAACTTTAAGAACCTCTATCGGCAGAAGCTGGGCTATAACCTTAAGGATTTGCTATGAAAGGTGTGGCTTTTTTCCTGTGGAGGGTGCTATTTGCTCAACAGGCTGAAGAAAATAAGCATTGCTGCCCCTCCTGCAGGTGATGAGAATTTACTCAGTTGAACGCTGTCGTTAGACATTTACGTGCTATAGGCAGCAGGTTGCACTAAAATGGGGCACTGTCAAATGCACACACTGTCTGCATCGTGGAGAGAGCCCGTGTGttcccaaaaataaaaaaaaacctcccAGAAACACCTGCACTGGTAAAAATTGCATGTGGCCACCACAGAGACAAGGGTCTTGTTCCCGAGAACTGCTAGCCATGCCTTTAAACTTGAGATTCAGTGTAGATTGAGAGTAAAGAAACTGCTATTGTGTTAATGAAAGCTAAAGACAGCCCTGTGACTGTTACCACCCGATGGTCACTAAACAATCTACCTCAGACTCTCTTCTGTTTTGTCTGCAGACATTATGAAAGTGCACCTGAGGCTTCCCAGGTCCCCGACTTCAGTTCTCTTTCATCCTGTGAGGAGGACGGAGATTCTTCAGGTGGCCTTGGCACACGCTGTGCTTTGGAAGCACTAAAAGGAAACGCTTTTAAAAACGTGTATTTTAATGTTCATACAAAAGAGATTATTTTGAACAGTATTGTTACCAGATCACTAATTTGATATTTTAA encodes the following:
- the LOC136106199 gene encoding integrator complex subunit 6-like isoform X2, which produces MPILLFLIDTSASMNQRAYLGTSYLDIAKGAVEIFMKLRARDPASRGDRYMLVTFDEPPYCIKAGWKENHATFMNELKNLQASGLTTLGQALRSSFDLLNLNRLVSGIDNYGQGRNPFFLEPSILITITDGNKLTNTAGVQEELHLPLNSPLPGSELTKEPFRWDQRLFALVLRLPGAAAAEPEQLGSVPTDESAITQMCEVTGGRSYCVRTQRMLNQCLESLVQKVQSGVVINFEKSGPDPAPIGEDGLVDSSRPINSFASQPWHSCHKLIYVRPNPKTGVPVGHWPIPESFWPDQNSPTLPPRTAHPVVRFSCVDCEPMVIDKLPFDKYELEPSPLTQYILERKSPHTCWQVFVSSSGKYSELGHPFGYLKASTTLTCVNLFVMPYNYPVLLPLLDDLFKVHKLKPNLKWRQAFDNYLKTMPPYYLLTKIESERIIGSVGKKVPQEIGIKVKNHSSGLSLVHSRDFKQLLQGITGESPLRLAEMNVKEFAGFHIGLLNKDLKPQAFRNAYDIPRRSLLDQLTRMRTNLLKTHRFILGQDEDSLHSVPVAQMGNYQEYLKMMPSPLREIDPDQPKRLHTFGNPFKQDKKGMMIDEADEFVAGPQNKIKRPGELNTPASLKRRRSMSPLLRRPQSPPVVTNHVGGKGPPSASGSPSYLNLKGVPANKDINNSIVQDGNGEKKAEDGQSLEKQIDGLPVQMAPSVPAALGEDEMLPNDLDSLPVEFNCLSEDGLDHKPDTNALVRGPLNYGVAGDDQKRVMESTSESVPNSFKITPTMLEGNNADIKIKVMKEVRKPGRNYEKIFSLLEEVQGPMEIQKYFIEFAIKEAARFKKRVLIQHLERILEELEFNSLPNRVNHVNSR